In Carya illinoinensis cultivar Pawnee chromosome 9, C.illinoinensisPawnee_v1, whole genome shotgun sequence, the following are encoded in one genomic region:
- the LOC122274972 gene encoding probable protein phosphatase 2C 38 → MIKPCWKPSVEGDVNGRVDGLLWRKDLGHHAHGEFSMAVIQANSLLEDQSQLESGPLSSSESGPRGTFVGVYDGHGGTEASCFVNDNLFGNLKRYASEHRGISENVIRKAFMATEKDFLSLVKKQWLSKPQIASDGSCCLVGVIYNGLLYVANAGDSRVVLGRVERANREVTAIQLSDEHNASIKSVREELQVMHPQDSEIVVLKHRVWRVKGLIQVSRSIGDAYLKRAEFNREPLLPKFRLPEPFLKPILSSEPSISVHKLRPEDQFLIFASDGLWEHLSNQEAVQIVDNHPRNGVARRLLKAALREAAKKREMRYSDLKKVDRGVRRHFHDDITVVVVFIDQHSINRSSLHTSPISVRGGGVLAPANTYRLHST, encoded by the exons ATGATTAAACCCTGTTGGAAACCGTCCGTAGAGGGTGATGTGAATGGGAGGGTTGATGGCTTGTTGTGGCGTAAGGATTTGGGGCACCATGCTCATGGGGAGTTCTCAATGGCTGTAATTCAGGCAAATAGCTTGTTGGAGGATCAAAGCCAACTCGAGTCTGGCCCATTGAGCTCATCAGAATCGGGTCCTCGGGGGACCTTTGTGGGAGTATATGACGGGCATGGAGGAACCGAGGCTTCATGTTTTGTCAACGACAATCTTTTTGGAAACCTCAAGA GATACGCGTCTGAGCATCGGGGCATATCAGAAAATGTTATCAGAAAGGCTTTCATGGCAACTGAAAAGGACTTTCTCTCGCTTGTGAAGAAACAGTGGCTTAGTAAGCCACAGATTGCTTCTGATGGATCATGTTGTTTGGTGGGAGTAATATATAATGGACTTCTGTATGTTGCAAATGCTGGGGATTCCCGAGTTGTGTTAGGGCGGGTGGAAAGAGCCAATAGGGAAGTCACAGCTATTCAATTATCTGATGAGCACAATGCGAGTATAAAATCAGTAAGAGAGGAACTTCAGGTAATGCATCCCCAGGACTCGGAGATTGTGGTGTTGAAGCATAGAGTTTGGCGAGTGAAGGGCCTCATACAG GTTTCAAGATCCATTGGTGATGCATACCTGAAGAGGGCAGAGTTCAACAGAGAGCCTCTACTGCCTAAATTTAGACTGCCCGAACCCTTCCTTAAGCCAATCCTTAGTTCAGAGCCATCCATTTCAGTACATAAACTACGCCCTGAAGATCAATTTCTCATATTTGCCTCAGATGGTCTATGGGAGCATCTTAGTAATCAGGAGGCTGTCCAAATTGTCGACAATCACCCACGGAAT GGAGTTGCCAGGAGGCTTCTCAAAGCTGCACTTCGAGAAGCAGCCAAGAAAAGAGAAATGAGGTACTCAGACCTGAAAAAGGTCGATAGAGGGGTGCGGAGGCATTTTCATGACGATATCACAGTCGTGGTTGTGTTTATAGATCAACATTCAATCAATAGGAGTTCCCTCCACACTTCTCCCATTTCAGTTAGAGGAGGAGGGGTCCTGGCTCCTGCCAACACCTACCGCTTGCATAGCACTTAA
- the LOC122277224 gene encoding suppressor protein SRP40 translates to MEERKWSDRKWEGDDGSRTVECLRGRLLAERHASRVAKENADLLANKLIDLENHLKEETKLRNKAEKKLEVLMKKLNSLNISAISVEPELSSSSEKFQMSCTSSTSTSDSKDPKVDESKSQFTTPVISQNLEHNVSEDTKTDSCPQGTASSKYNSNLNDPIQQRDSDESSSNSEDPKTDNHSCLSLKSSVEDNGSDHGDNIDNSLALVLVSFPARSESREGKPLHESVSEALGALRHARETLQNSMQRRHMIQVGPT, encoded by the exons atggaagaaagaaaatggag CGACCGAAAATGGGAAGGGGATGATGGTTCGAGAACTGTGGAGTGCCTAAGAGGGAGATTGCTTGCAGAGAGACACGCGTCAAGAGTTGCTAAAGAAAATGCAGACCTCCTGGCCAACAAG TTGATAGATCTAGAGAACCATCTTAAAGAAGAGACCAAACTGAGGAACAAAGCTGAAAAAAAGCTTGAAGTGTTGATGAAGAAGCTTAATTCCTTGAACATTTCTGCCATATCAGTGGAACCAGAGCTGTCTAGTTCGTCTGAAAAGTTTCAAATGTCTTGTACATCATCCACAAGTACGTCAGATTCCAAAGATCCAAAAGTAGATGAATCCAAGTCCCAATTCACAACCCCGGTAATCTCACAAAACCTGGAGCACAATGTGTCAGAAGACACAAAAACAGATTCTTGTCCTCAAGGTACTGCTAGTTCCAAATACAATTCCAACCTCAATGATCCTATCCAACAAAGAGACAGCGATGAATCGAGTTCCAACTCTGAAGATCCAAAGACCGATAATCATAG TTGTCTAAGCTTAAAATCTTCAGTGGAAGATAATGGGAGTGATCATGGGGATAATATTGACAACTCGTTGGCATTAGTTCTGGTGAGTTTTCCGGCGAGATCAGAGAGTCGTGAAGGGAAGCCTCTACATGAAAGCGTTAGTGAAGCTCTTGGTGCTCTAAGGCATGCCAGAGAAACACTTCAGAACTCAATGCAGAGAAGACACATGATTCAAGTTGGCCCAACTTGA
- the LOC122275339 gene encoding E3 ubiquitin-protein ligase SGR9, amyloplastic, with amino-acid sequence MVNQSHKKPHIPLIPASFRTLKKCQSEVQAHDPMMAEATTIMAALSTLSPPQLSDLTLSIFSDINRHHYRLLSLLSSPALFSLTLHHLHSLSLQHKALLIARHLLSSLRRLTLHLHPKPPPPPPLPSITIKQRDLDAVLLLLLLCEIRQHNPEALETSPTKWRAAASKLWSGAMLTLSGIGFYNGSVLIPYVEMVTRCWKFVGEMGHCGGDGDGKVAASPAAVVALPSVGVRGRGVECVICKEEMREGRDVCELPCEHLFHWMCILPWLRKSNTCPCCRFPLPTDDVFGEIQRLWELLVKIGSRRSVGECT; translated from the coding sequence ATGGTCAATCAATCTCATAAAAAGCCACACATTCCACTCATTCCCGCAAGCTTTCGCACCCTTAAAAAGTGCCAAAGTGAAGTTCAAGCACACGATCCCATGATGGCAGAGGCAACCACCATCATGGCTGCACTCTCAACTCTGTCTCCTCCCCAACTCTCAGATCTCACCCTCTCAATATTCTCAGATATCAACCGCCACCACTACCGCCTCCTTTCTCTCCTTTCCTCCCCCGCCCTTTTCTCCCTCACCCTCCACCACCTCCACTCCCTCTCCCTCCAGCACAAAGCTCTCCTCATTGCTCGCCACCTCCTCTCCTCTCTCCGCCGCCTCACGCTTCACCTTCACCCCAAACCACCCCCGCCACCTCCACTTCCCTCCATCACCATCAAACAACGAGACCTCGACGCCGTGCTGCTGCTCCTCTTGCTCTGCGAGATCCGCCAACACAACCCAGAAGCCCTCGAAACATCTCCCACCAAATGGCGCGCAGCTGCGAGCAAGCTCTGGTCTGGTGCCATGTTGACGCTCTCCGGCATTGGGTTTTACAACGGGTCGGTCTTGATTCCGTACGTCGAAATGGTGACGAGGTGCTGGAAGTTCGTGGGTGAAATGGGTCATTGTGGTGGCGATGGTGATGGGAAAGTAGCAGCGTCACCGGCGGCGGTTGTAGCGCTTCCATCGGTGGGGGTGAGAGGCCGTGGGGTGGAGTGCGTGATATGTAAGGAGGAGATGAGAGAAGGGAGGGACGTGTGCGAGTTGCCATGCGAGCACTTGTTTCATTGGATGTGCATTTTGCCTTGGCTGAGGAAGAGCAACACGTGCCCCTGCTGCAGGTTCCCTCTTCCCACTGATGATGTCTTTGGGGAGATCCAACGATTGTGGGAGCTCCTGGTCAAGATTGGCAGTAGGAGATCCGTTGGAGAGTGTACATGA
- the LOC122277620 gene encoding pentatricopeptide repeat-containing protein At2g37310 translates to MRITKPLKGDSNGYVQRALQSLLAADGLDYGACGCLIQHCTDHGLVRLAKQLHARIVLFSVTPNNFLASKLITLYSKANHLREARHVFDRIPSRNIFSWNALLIGYSLHNMHLDMLKLFTSLVRSHFMDVKPDCYTMSCALKSLSSSFSDSRFAREVHCFVFRHGLDSDIFVVNALITYYSRCDEIVLARTVFDWMPERDIVSWNSMIAGYSQAGFYEECKDLYREMLDSAGLRPNGMTVVSVLQACGQSTDLILGMEIHRFVNESQIGIDISVCNAIIGLYAKCGSLDYAQQLFEEMTEKDEVTYGSMISGYMVHGFVGKAMDLFREMKSPGLSTWNALISGLVQNNQHEGVLDLIQEMQACGFKPNTVTLSSILPTISHFSNLKGGKEIHAYAVRNNCDHNIYVATAIIDTYAKSGFLHGAQQIFDQSKGRSLIIWTAIISAYSSHGDADMAISLFNKMLNSGIRPDSVTFTAVLAACAHSGMVEEAWKIFDAMFMEYCVQPSVEHYACMVGVLSRAGRLSEATEFVSKMPIEPTAKVWGALLNGASVSGDVELGKFVCDRLFEVEPENSGNYIIMANLYSQAGRWEEADKIRERMKKIGLKKTPGSSLIQTGGALQSFISRDESNGRTEEIYEMLGGLLGLMREKGYVSREELDEESIYS, encoded by the coding sequence ATGAGGATCACCAAGCCACTGAAAGGTGACTCCAACGGCTACGTCCAACGTGCCCTGCAAAGCCTCTTAGCAGCTGATGGCCTCGACTACGGCGCTTGCGGCTGCCTCATTCAGCACTGCACGGACCACGGCCTCGTCCGCCTGGCAAAGCAGCTCCATGCCCGCATCGTCCTTTTCTCCGTCACACCCAACAACTTCCTTGCGTCAAAGCTTATCACCCTCTATTCCAAAGCAAATCACCTCCGCGAAGCCCGCCACGTGTTCGATAGAATCCCTTCCAGAAATATATTCTCTTGGAATGCTTTGCTCATTGGCTACTCCCTTCACAACATGCACCTCGACATGCTGAAACTGTTTACATCCCTGGTGCGCTCTCATTTTATGGATGTGAAACCGGATTGTTATACGATGTCGTGTGCTCTGAAGTCATTATCATCGTCATTTTCTGATTCAAGGTTTGCTCGGGAGGTTCATTGTTTTGTCTTTCGACATGGGTTAGACTCTGATATTTTTGTCGTCAATGCTTTGATTACCTACTACTCGAGATGTGATGAGATTGTCTTGGCGAGAACCGTGTTCGATTGGATGCCAGAGAGAGATATCGTGTCGTGGAATTCAATGATAGCCGGGTATTCTCAGGCTGGATTTTATGAGGAGTGTAAGGACTTGTATAGAGAGATGTTGGATTCAGCTGGGTTGCGGCCCAATGGGATGACAGTCGTTAGTGTCCTGCAGGCATGTGGTCAGTCGACCGACCTTATTCTTGGGATGGAAATTCATCGATTCGTGAATGAGAGCCAAATTGGGATCGATATTTCTGTATGTAACGCTATCATTGGGTTATATGCAAAATGTGGTAGCTTGGACTATGCTCAACAGTTATTTGAAGAGATGACCGAGAAGGATGAAGTCACCTATGGATCCATGATTTCAGGCTACATGGTTCATGGTTTTGTAGGCAAAGCAATGGATCTTTTCCGAGAAATGAAAAGCCCAGGATTGAGTACATGGAATGCTCTGATTTCAGGTTTGGTTCAGAACAACCAGCATGAAGGAGTCTTAGatttaattcaagaaatgcaggCATGTGGTTTTAAACCTAATACCGTAACACTTTCAAGCATTCTTCCTacaatttcacatttttcaaaccTAAAAGGAGGGAAAGAAATACATGCTTATGCTGTTAGAAATAATTGCGATCACAATATTTATGTTGCAACTGCCATCATAGATACTTATGCAAAGTCAGGATTTCTTCATGGGGCACAACAGATTTTTGATCAATCAAAGGGTAGAAGCCTGATCATTTGGACAGCAATAATCTCGGCGTATTCATCCCATGGAGATGCTGATATGGCCATTAGCCTTTTTAACAAGATGCTAAATAGTGGGATTAGGCCAGACTCGGTGACCTTTACAGCTGTATTGGCAGCCTGTGCTCATTCTGGAATGGTAGAAGAAGCTTGGAAAATCTTCGATGCCATGTTTATGGAATATTGCGTACAGCCTTCAGTGGAGCATTATGCTTGCATGGTGGGTGTTCTTAGCCGAGCTGGGAGACTATCTGAAGCTACAGAATTTGTGTCTAAAATGCCAATTGAACCAACTGCTAAAGTTTGGGGTGCACTTCTTAATGGGGCCTCTGTTTCTGGTGATGTTGAACTGGGGAAATTCGTTTGTGATCGTTTGTTTGAGGTTGAGCCTGAAAATTCTGGGAATTACATTATTATGGCAAATTTGTATTCTCAAGCTGGGAGATGGGAAGAAGCTGATAAGATCAGGGAAAGGATGAAGAAAATTGGGTTGAAAAAGACCCCAGGCAGTAGTTTGATTCAAACAGGTGGAGCATTACAAAGTTTTATTTCTAGGGATGAATCAAATGGAAGAACTGAAGAGATATATGAAATGTTGGGAGGGTTGCTTGGGTTAATGAGAGAGAAAGGATATGTTTCAAGGGAAGAGTTAGATGAGGAGAGTATTTACAGTTGA